The genomic stretch CGAGAAGATTCTCAACCTGGCCGAGCGCGGCTTCTTCAAGAAGGCCAACGCGCCTTACCGCCGCCACCTGAAGGAGTTCCGCGTTACGCCGGAGGAGGCTGCCTCCTTCAACGTGGGCGACGCCGTCAAGGCGGACATGTTCACCAAGGGCGAGCTGGTCGACGTGACCGGCATTACCAAGGGCCGCGGTTTCGCCGGCGTCATGCGCCGCTGGAACTTCAAGGGTTCGCAGACGAAGACGCACGGTACGCACGAGTACCAGCGTCACCCGGGCGCCATCGGTCAGCGTAAGACGCCGGGCCGCGTGTACCCGAACAAGAAGATGCCCGGTCACTACGGCGTGGATCAGGTCACCACCCAGAACCTGACCGTGGTGGACGTGGACGTGGAGAAGGGCCTGGTGCTCGTGAAGGGTGCCGTCGCCGGCCACAACGACGGCGTCGTCTACATCCGCCCCAGCATCAAGGTGGCCATGCGCGCGCAGCACAAGGCCGCGCGCGGCGCGTAGTTCGCTGCTGAGCGTCTGAACGCTCGAAACGCCCCGCTTCCGGGCCCGATTCGTCGGGCATCCGGGCGGGGCGTTTGTCTTGCGGGGCAGGGTGCGTGCGGTTTCCGCGGGTGGGCAGGTGTCTGCCCCGCGTGACGACCCGCCTGCCTGCTTCATCACGTCCCGTGCCGCGGGATGCCCCGGAAACGTTGACCGGTGGGCGTCCGGTGGGGACGACCGTGAAAAGAATTCCGACTCCAGGCCATCTCGGCTTGTCGGTCGTGGAAGCCGTGCGCACATCCAGGCCCCACGAAGGAGTCTGAGCGTCAGGTGACGCGGACTCCGTGGCTCGGGGAGTTCCTTGCACTCCCGCTCATGGCGGCCCACCCCACGGGCCGGGCAGGATTATGATCGCACGCACGCTCTGCGTCTTTGCTTCGTTGGCCGTCTCGCTGGCGGCACCGGTTGCCGCGGCACAGGACGACGAGAACGTCCTGGACAACGTCGTCGTCCGCAACCGGCTGTACGAGCCGGGCGGCAAGTTGGAGGTGTCCTTCGGGGTCGGTCTGCCGCTGCAGACGCACCTGACGGCGCACTACGTCTTCAACGCCGGCGTGGCCTACAACCTCTTCGACACCTTCGCGGTGGAGGCACGGGCCGGCTACGCGGCCAGCCGTCACACGGGCCTGGCGCGTTCCATCTCCGAAAGCTTCCTCAACCGCGAGGACAAGCGCGTCACCGACGAGCTGGAAGACCTCTGGCAGATGAACGTGCACGGGGTGGCGGGTGTCCGCTGGGCGCCCATCTACGGGAAGCTCAGCCTGCTGTCGGACCTGCCAGCCCACTTCCAGGCCTACGTCTGGGCGGGCGGGGGCCTCGCCTCGCTCAAGCGCAACTCCGTGATCCAGTGCGCGCAGGTGGTGAACCGCGAGCTGGGCATCTGCGACAACCGCACGTCGGTGGATGATCGCGGGTCGGCCACCCAGAACTTCTGGGTGAGTGAGTCGCGGGTCGCCCCGGTGGTGTCGGCGGCGGTGGGCTTCCGCTTCTTCATCCTGGACAAGCACGGCGTGCGCCTGGAGCTGCGCGACTGGGTCTTCCGGGACAACTACCGCGTCAACCTGGTGCGCGATGCGTGGGAGGCGGGGCAGGCGACGGGTGATCCCGCGCGCAGCCCTGGCCTCACGCACCTGGTGCAGTTCGACCTTGGCTACACCTTCTCCTTCTAGGTCCACCTGACTATGCGACCGTTCCTGTCCCTCGCGCTCCTTGTCGCCACGGCCACGCAGGCCGCGCCACGCGTCCCGGCTCCGGCCTTCGCGCTGGCGCAGGTCCAGCAAGTGCCCGCGCCCGGTGCGGAGACGTCCGTGCCGCCACCATCCACGCAGTCCCAGTCGCTTCCGGAGGCCCCTGTCGGGCCCTCGTCCCGGCCCGAGCCGCTGGTGCCCGCCGAAGCCACGGAAGCGTCCGCGCCGCCCGCGGGTGTCCGCCCCAACTCGGCCCCGGCGCATGGCACCGACGAGGTGCCCGCGAGCGAGCCTTCCCGTGTTGACGACACCGCGCCGGTGCCCGCCGCCGAGCCCACGCCCACCGTGGAGACGGACTCTGCTCCCGCGACGACGGGCATGGCCGGGCAGGAGGCGCCGCCGGCTCCCGATGATGCGCCGGTGCTGGCGTCCGACCTGGGCTCCGATGCGCCGCGCACCACGGATGCGCAGCAGCAGCGACTGGTGAACGGAGCGCCGCTCTACAACCCCAACGTGTCGGTGCACATCGTCCAGAAGAAGCGCTTCGCGGACGAGGGCCGTCACGAGCTGACGGTGTACCCGGCCACGGTGCAGGTGAACGGGAAGTACACCCACCACGTGGGCACGGCGGCGCACTACACCTATCACCTGCAGGAGAACTTCGCCCTCCAGGTGATGGGCCAGTACAACTGGTACTCGAACGAGAGCGCCTTCAACATGGAGCTCATCGACAAGGTCCGTGAGCAGGCGCAGGCGGCCTCGTCGCTGCTCCTGGTGTGGGGCGCCCATGCGGGCGTGGAGGTGACGCCGCTCTACGGCAAGTTCGCCTTCCTCAACAACTCGCTCGCGCAGTTCAGCGTGGTGCTCAGTGGCGGCGCGGGCATCGGCTCCACGCGCCACCTCATCCGCCCTGAGGTGACGAACGATGTAGAGGGCGAGTCGTTCCGGGTGCCCGCGCGCTTCGGTGACACGGGCACCAAGTTCATGGGCTCGGTGGGTGGCGGCTTCCGGCTCCAGTTCGGCGAGTCGTACGCGCTGCGCGTGGAGGTGAGGGACCTCATCTACACCGCGCGCGTGGACCGGGTGGATGGCTGCAACCTGGCGGACTTCGAGGCGCTCGAGGCGGCGCGTTCCACCAACCAGTCCTTCGCCTCGCTGAACCTGAGCGGCGGCTGCCGCTACGAGAAGTTCGACGGCATCGACCCGAAGACGAAGAAGAACTACCGCGAGGACATCATCCTGGGCCGCGACCTGGTGGCCGAGCCGTCCTCGGACGTCCTCAACAACGTGAGCTTCTACGCCGGCTTCTCTGTCCTCTTCTGATGCGCAGGAAGGCCCGAACCGCCATGAAACGACTGCTCAGCCTCTTCGTCGCCCTGGCGCCGCTCGCGGTGTCCGCCCAGCCTGATTCGGGTGGCTACAACCGCGCGCTGGCCGCCTTCAACGCCGGTGACATGGACACCGCCGCGCCCCTCTTCTTCGAACTCGCGGAGAGCGCCTCCGACGCGGAGGTGAAGGGCAAGGCGGAGTACTTCCTCGGACAGGCCCTGGCCCAGAAGGGCCTGCCCGTGGCCGCCTTTATCGCCTATGCGGCCATCGTCAACGCCGGGCCCTCGCACCCCTCGTATCTCAAGGCGGTGGAGGGGCTGGTGGACATGCAGCAGCAACTGGATGAGCACAACCTCATCCCCAGCATCCTCAACCAGGCCTACACCGACGAGGTGCGCGACCGCTGGGTGACGCTGCCCAAGGAAGTGCTCGCGCGCATCAACTACCTGGTGGGCACGGTGAGCCAGCGCAAGAGCCGCTTCGAGGAAGCGCGCTCGCTGCTGGAGGCGGTCCCCCAGGACAGCCGCGTGTACGCGAAGTCGCGCTACCTGCTCGGCGTGGTGCTGGCGGACCCGCGCTTCCCGGGCCGTCCCGGCGAGTCCACCGGGTTGGACAAGGACGCGCTGGCCGCCTTCAACGCGGTGCTGGCCGCGAAGGAGGGGCAGCTGGACCTGCGCGCCACGCAGCACCTGGCGCTCCTCGCCCTGGGCCGGCTCCACTACCGCCGCGGCGAGTACGCCAACGCTAGCGCCGCCTATGAGCGAGTGCCGCGCTACTCGCGCTACTGGGACCAGGCCCTCTTCGAGAACGGCTTCGCGCGCTTCCAGAACGAGGACTTCGGTGGCGCGCTCGGCAGCCTCCAGGCGCTGCACGCGCCGCAGTTCGCCGGGGCCTTCCAGCCCGAGTCGTGGATCCTGAAATCGACTGTCTATTACTACTCGTGTCTCTACGACGAGGTGAAGACGACGCTGGCGGCCTTCGACGAACTCTACGGCCCCATGGAGAAGCAGCTGGAGCCCTTCACCGGGGAGGACGTGCCGCTGGTGCAGTCCTTCAACCTGGTGGCGGCGGAGAACCGCCGGCTGCCGCGCCCGGTGTACCTGTGGCTGCGCAACAACGAGCGCATCCGCGAGGTGATGCGGATGCTGGAGCGCGTGGACAACGAGAAGCGTGCGCTGACGAACGGACGCTGGCGCGGCACGCCGCTGGCGGCGCAGTCCACCGCGTCGCTCGAGGAGGTGCGCGGGACGCTGCTGCAGGTGGGCGGCACGCTGGCGCAGAGCCGCATCCGTGAGGCAGCGGACAATCTGCGGACCTTCTCCGACCAGGCGGAAATCATCCGCGTGCAGACGGCATTGGATGAGAAGGATTTACTGCAGGCCGGCGTGGACCAGAAGGCGCTGCTGACGCGGCAGTCGCTGTATCGCCCGAAGATGCCAGGCGCGGCCTGGAACTACTGGAAGTTCCAGGGCGAGTTCTGGATCGACGAGATTGGTTATTACCAATACACGCTGAAGCGCGGCTGTCCGACGAAGACCGCTGAACAGCAGCCGTAGGTTCACGAGCGCCGCTGTCACGCATGCACGTACCTTGAGGGGCCGGCTCCACGCGACACCGCGTGGAAGCGGCCCCTTCGTCGTTGTTGACAGTGCGCAAGCACCGTTCCACCGCCACTTCTCAATCCAGAAGTGCGCATCTACTTTCCGTCGTCCCTCGTCAGTGGGTGCTGGATTGCCCGCATGCCGGGTCGGCTTCACGGCAGGAGCTCGCATGAAGGTGGTTCTTCGTTTCGGTGCGCTGGCGGTGGGCGCGGTGCTCATCACTGGCGGGGTGGGAGAGGCGGCGGAAACGCAGGCCCGCAAGGGGGGGAAGAAGCCCGCCGCGGCGTCCGCGTCGAAGACCTCCGGTGCGTCCAGCAAGGCGGGCGGGAAGAAGAAGTCCGCGAAGGCCCAGGTCGACCGCAAGGCAGGGGAGAAGGCGCCGCCGCCGGGTGTCGCGCCGGAGGACGTGCGGCAGGGGCCCGCGCGTGTTCAGCCCGCGTCGGCGAAGTTCGCGGAGCTGCCCCGCATCCCGGACGCCAAGCGGGACGCGCTGGCGGACAAGAAGCGCGACGAGGCCATCGCCGCCTTCAAGCGCCTCATCCCCAAGCTGCGGGACGGCAATCCGCAGAAGGCGGAGATGCTCTACCGCCTGTCGGAGCTCTACTGGGAGAAGTCCAAGTACCTCTACCAACTGGAGATGACGCGCTTCCTCGCGGCGGAGAAGGAATACGACGCGGCCGTGGCGCGCGGCGAGAAGGTGGAGCCGCCCCAGAAGAACCACGCGGACAGCGAGCGCTACCGCACCGAGACAATGGACATCTACGAGGACATCCTCCGCGCGTACCCGGACTATCCGCAGCGCGACGAGGTCCTCTTCTCCATGGGGTACAACTACTACGAGCTGGGACGCCGCGAGGACGCGGTGGCCCGCTACGAGGAGTTGATCCGCGACTTCCCCAAGTCGCAGTTCGTGCCGGACGCGTACATCCAGCTCGGCAACCACTACTTCGAGAACAACAAGCTCATCCCCGCCAAGGCGAACTACGAGAAGGCGCGGGACTCGCGCGTGCCGAAGATCTACGGCTACGCCGTCTACAAGCTGTCCTGGTGTGACTTCAACACCGGCGACTACGAGCCCGGCCTGAAGAAGCTCCACGAGGTGGTGGACTACGCCGCGAAGAGCCCCGAGCTGGGTGACCTGCGCACCGAGGCGCTCAACGACCTGACGGTCTTCTACGTCCAGCTGGATCAGCCGAAGGAAGCCATCGCCTACTTCAAGGAGAAGGCGCCGGCGCAGCGCGTGGGCCGCCTGCTGGCCAAGACGGCCGCGGGCCTGGTGGACGCGGGCCACTTCGACAGCGCCATCCTCACGTACCGCACGCTCGTGGACGACGCGCCCATGGGCGCCAACGCGCCGGAGTACCAGCAGGCCATCGTCCGCGCCCACGAGGGCCTCCGCCAGCGCCAGCTGGTCCGCAAGGAAATGAAGCGGATGGTGGACCTCTACAGCCCCGGTGGCGAGTGGTGGAAGGCCAACGAGGGCAAGACGACCGTCCTGCGCAATGCCTTCAACGTCACCGAAGAGGCCATGCGCGTCATGGTCACCGAGTACCACCAGGAGGCGCAGAAGACGCGCCAGGTGGAGACCTACCGGCTGGCGCGTGACATCTACAAGCAGTACGTGGAGGCGTTCGCCTCCAACGCGAACCCGGACTTCGTGGCGGACTCCGCCTTCAACCTCCGCTTCTTCTACGCGGAAATCCTCTGGGCCCTGGAGGAGTGGGAAGCGGCCGCGGCCGAGTACGACGCCGTGGTGGCCTTCAAGATTCCGGACCGCGACACAGCGCGCGAGGTCTCCAACGAGACGTACCGCAAGAGCGCTGCGTACAACGCCATCCTCGCCTACGACAAGCTGGTGAAGATCGAGCGCGGCCAGCTCGCCAGGAGCGACCTGCGTGACGGCCAGAAGGTCGACGAGAAGAAGGACAAGGGCGACGTCACCAAGCAGAAGATCGTCAAGCGCGACGCGAAGGACCGCCAGGAGGAGGCGCTCACGAAGTTCGAGGACCGGCTGGTCGCCGCGTGCGACGTCTACGTGAAGCTGTATCCGAACACGCAGGACGAAATCGACCTGCGCTACCAGGCCGCCGTCACCCTCTATGACCGCAGCCACTTCGTGGACGCGGCCCGGCGCTTTGGCGAAATCATCGAGAAGTTCCCAGAGGAGCGCCGCTCGCGCGACGCGGCCGACCTCACCATGTACGTGCTGGAGAGCCGCGAGGAGTGGCTCGAGCTGAACACGCTGTCGAAGAAGTTCCTGGAGAACAAGAAGCTGTCCAAGCCCGGAACGGACTTCGCCGTGCGCGTCAGCCGCGTCGTCGAAGGCAGCCAGTACAAGTGGGTGGACGAAGTCGTCTACAAGAAGGAGAAGAACCCGAAGAAGGCCGCCGAGGAGTTCCTCCGCTTCGTGTCGGACTTCCCCAAGTCGGAGAACGCGGACCGCGCGCTCACCTACGCGATGGTCATCGCGCAGGAGGCGGGCGAAATCGACAAGGGCCTGGCCGCGGGCGAGCGGTTCCTCAAGGAGTACCCGCGCAGCCCCTTCGAGCTGAAGGCGCGTTACTCGCTGGCGGGCCTCTACGAGAAGGTCGCTGAGTACCGAAAGGCCGCCGTCATGGCGGAGTCCTTCGTGGCCAGCTACGACGCCGCGATGAAGGTGGACGACGCCAACGGCAAGCGCAAGGCGACGAAGACGGCCGCCAAGGCGGCTGTCGCTCCGGGCGCCGAGGACGCGGAGTCCAAGCGCGAGCGGAAGGCCGCCGAGCGCAAGGCGCTGCTGGAGGAGGCCGACGCCTGGGTGGCGGATGCGCAGTTCAACGCGGGCGTCTGGTGGGAAGGCGCGGGCGAGCCACAGAAGGCCGTGGCCGCCTACAACACCTACGTGTCCCGCTTCAAGGACCGCAAGGACGTGCCGCAGGTGGCCTTCGCGGCGGCGCTCGCGTGGGAGAAGGAGAAGCGGTGGAGCGAGGCGGCCCGGGCCTTCGGCGTCTTCGCGGAGACGTACGGCCGTGACTCGCGCTCCAGCTCCGCGCAGGTGTACCAGGCCCGCTACCACGAGCTGCTGGCGTACGAGCAATTGAAGAACGCGCGCGAACAGGAGCGCGTGCAGGGCGAACTGGTGCGGGCCTGGAACCGGTTGCCGGAGAGCGCGCGCAAGGACACGGCGGTCCTCAATGCCTACGGCCATGCGCGCTTCCTGTCGCTGGAGCCGGCGTGGAAGCGCTACACGGGCATCCGCTTCTCGCGGGTGAGCACCATCCGCCGGGACCTGGCGGCGAAGCAGAAGGAGATCCAGCGGCTGG from Myxococcus xanthus encodes the following:
- the rplC gene encoding 50S ribosomal protein L3; this translates as MKGLIGKKIGMTQVFNDEGNLIPVTVIDVGTCQVVGKRTPEKDSYSAVTLGFGEIREKILNLAERGFFKKANAPYRRHLKEFRVTPEEAASFNVGDAVKADMFTKGELVDVTGITKGRGFAGVMRRWNFKGSQTKTHGTHEYQRHPGAIGQRKTPGRVYPNKKMPGHYGVDQVTTQNLTVVDVDVEKGLVLVKGAVAGHNDGVVYIRPSIKVAMRAQHKAARGA
- a CDS encoding outer membrane beta-barrel domain-containing protein, whose amino-acid sequence is MIARTLCVFASLAVSLAAPVAAAQDDENVLDNVVVRNRLYEPGGKLEVSFGVGLPLQTHLTAHYVFNAGVAYNLFDTFAVEARAGYAASRHTGLARSISESFLNREDKRVTDELEDLWQMNVHGVAGVRWAPIYGKLSLLSDLPAHFQAYVWAGGGLASLKRNSVIQCAQVVNRELGICDNRTSVDDRGSATQNFWVSESRVAPVVSAAVGFRFFILDKHGVRLELRDWVFRDNYRVNLVRDAWEAGQATGDPARSPGLTHLVQFDLGYTFSF
- a CDS encoding outer membrane beta-barrel domain-containing protein → MRPFLSLALLVATATQAAPRVPAPAFALAQVQQVPAPGAETSVPPPSTQSQSLPEAPVGPSSRPEPLVPAEATEASAPPAGVRPNSAPAHGTDEVPASEPSRVDDTAPVPAAEPTPTVETDSAPATTGMAGQEAPPAPDDAPVLASDLGSDAPRTTDAQQQRLVNGAPLYNPNVSVHIVQKKRFADEGRHELTVYPATVQVNGKYTHHVGTAAHYTYHLQENFALQVMGQYNWYSNESAFNMELIDKVREQAQAASSLLLVWGAHAGVEVTPLYGKFAFLNNSLAQFSVVLSGGAGIGSTRHLIRPEVTNDVEGESFRVPARFGDTGTKFMGSVGGGFRLQFGESYALRVEVRDLIYTARVDRVDGCNLADFEALEAARSTNQSFASLNLSGGCRYEKFDGIDPKTKKNYREDIILGRDLVAEPSSDVLNNVSFYAGFSVLF
- a CDS encoding tol-pal system YbgF family protein; amino-acid sequence: MKRLLSLFVALAPLAVSAQPDSGGYNRALAAFNAGDMDTAAPLFFELAESASDAEVKGKAEYFLGQALAQKGLPVAAFIAYAAIVNAGPSHPSYLKAVEGLVDMQQQLDEHNLIPSILNQAYTDEVRDRWVTLPKEVLARINYLVGTVSQRKSRFEEARSLLEAVPQDSRVYAKSRYLLGVVLADPRFPGRPGESTGLDKDALAAFNAVLAAKEGQLDLRATQHLALLALGRLHYRRGEYANASAAYERVPRYSRYWDQALFENGFARFQNEDFGGALGSLQALHAPQFAGAFQPESWILKSTVYYYSCLYDEVKTTLAAFDELYGPMEKQLEPFTGEDVPLVQSFNLVAAENRRLPRPVYLWLRNNERIREVMRMLERVDNEKRALTNGRWRGTPLAAQSTASLEEVRGTLLQVGGTLAQSRIREAADNLRTFSDQAEIIRVQTALDEKDLLQAGVDQKALLTRQSLYRPKMPGAAWNYWKFQGEFWIDEIGYYQYTLKRGCPTKTAEQQP
- a CDS encoding tetratricopeptide repeat protein, with translation MKVVLRFGALAVGAVLITGGVGEAAETQARKGGKKPAAASASKTSGASSKAGGKKKSAKAQVDRKAGEKAPPPGVAPEDVRQGPARVQPASAKFAELPRIPDAKRDALADKKRDEAIAAFKRLIPKLRDGNPQKAEMLYRLSELYWEKSKYLYQLEMTRFLAAEKEYDAAVARGEKVEPPQKNHADSERYRTETMDIYEDILRAYPDYPQRDEVLFSMGYNYYELGRREDAVARYEELIRDFPKSQFVPDAYIQLGNHYFENNKLIPAKANYEKARDSRVPKIYGYAVYKLSWCDFNTGDYEPGLKKLHEVVDYAAKSPELGDLRTEALNDLTVFYVQLDQPKEAIAYFKEKAPAQRVGRLLAKTAAGLVDAGHFDSAILTYRTLVDDAPMGANAPEYQQAIVRAHEGLRQRQLVRKEMKRMVDLYSPGGEWWKANEGKTTVLRNAFNVTEEAMRVMVTEYHQEAQKTRQVETYRLARDIYKQYVEAFASNANPDFVADSAFNLRFFYAEILWALEEWEAAAAEYDAVVAFKIPDRDTAREVSNETYRKSAAYNAILAYDKLVKIERGQLARSDLRDGQKVDEKKDKGDVTKQKIVKRDAKDRQEEALTKFEDRLVAACDVYVKLYPNTQDEIDLRYQAAVTLYDRSHFVDAARRFGEIIEKFPEERRSRDAADLTMYVLESREEWLELNTLSKKFLENKKLSKPGTDFAVRVSRVVEGSQYKWVDEVVYKKEKNPKKAAEEFLRFVSDFPKSENADRALTYAMVIAQEAGEIDKGLAAGERFLKEYPRSPFELKARYSLAGLYEKVAEYRKAAVMAESFVASYDAAMKVDDANGKRKATKTAAKAAVAPGAEDAESKRERKAAERKALLEEADAWVADAQFNAGVWWEGAGEPQKAVAAYNTYVSRFKDRKDVPQVAFAAALAWEKEKRWSEAARAFGVFAETYGRDSRSSSAQVYQARYHELLAYEQLKNAREQERVQGELVRAWNRLPESARKDTAVLNAYGHARFLSLEPAWKRYTGIRFSRVSTIRRDLAAKQKEIQRLEKEYLAVLSTGSGDWGIAALTRIGLAYADFARNIMDSPDPSGLDEEQLAMYRGELENLALPLEDKASEALEKALEKAYELGVYSPWTLAAQDQVNRLRPGAYAQVRQVNYRGSDTLVRSDLVRVLEGATATTPVPADSSKPSDDEAQTPTAARGEVLR